A single window of Tautonia marina DNA harbors:
- a CDS encoding M56 family metallopeptidase: MISTVDRLGLWLLDLGLVTLVWLSLVMITMMACRQPVRRRAVARVGVLGALSLGPLILLPIQTFDGVIPRSVLLAPLSVLGNWDVIPLDLLSRLLTLGYLSSAVAGLGWLLLGSLASRHLIRTARPASTWGLEQYDRLLNSEDPAERPRLLVSSKLGRPVLIGDFRPTIVLPEGWDQPGPGSAERLRMVLRHELAHAEHRDPRFVWLSTLLQVIWVPMPPAWWIRRRLLLDQEILADDLAARKLGTPGRSYAASLVELAIGGRDYPGRSLSSEQPDVGNRAPQSSPLVLRVAMLLQCPFPIQQAAPVWWRMAMSTVMLFALLVVSRFSLVLAPETTRHEVANAPTIPFHLLELDVSPDAEDDALRFPAPLPDSFELSAFLRASPADLGRIGIAGYRLGPPLEFPTPVDGGSDGWHRVRLRVEGSSAQLWINDQPVATMPDPAGSGQWLTIRPPPGGSLQLRDLILSPSEPTRSTDGTA; this comes from the coding sequence ATGATCAGCACGGTCGATCGTCTGGGGCTCTGGTTGCTCGACCTCGGTCTTGTGACGCTCGTCTGGCTCTCGCTCGTGATGATCACCATGATGGCCTGCCGTCAGCCCGTGCGACGACGAGCCGTGGCACGGGTGGGGGTGCTCGGGGCACTCAGTCTCGGCCCCTTGATCCTGCTCCCGATCCAGACGTTTGACGGCGTGATCCCTCGATCGGTCCTGCTGGCCCCCTTGTCGGTTCTGGGGAATTGGGACGTGATCCCGCTGGACCTCCTGAGTCGGTTGCTCACGCTCGGCTACCTGAGCAGCGCCGTGGCGGGGCTTGGGTGGCTCTTGCTCGGCTCGCTGGCGTCGAGGCACCTGATCCGGACGGCTCGGCCTGCCTCGACCTGGGGGCTTGAGCAATACGACAGGCTCTTGAACTCCGAGGATCCAGCAGAGCGTCCGCGACTCCTCGTCTCGTCGAAGCTCGGACGACCGGTCTTGATCGGCGATTTTCGACCGACGATCGTGCTTCCTGAGGGATGGGATCAACCCGGTCCCGGCTCCGCCGAGCGCCTGCGGATGGTCTTGCGCCACGAGCTGGCCCACGCAGAGCACCGCGATCCGCGGTTCGTCTGGCTCTCGACGCTGTTGCAGGTCATCTGGGTGCCAATGCCCCCGGCCTGGTGGATCCGTCGGCGGTTGCTCCTCGATCAGGAAATCCTGGCCGACGATCTGGCCGCTCGAAAACTCGGCACGCCCGGTCGATCGTATGCCGCCTCCCTCGTGGAACTGGCGATCGGAGGTCGAGACTACCCGGGTCGGTCCCTGTCCTCAGAACAACCGGACGTTGGGAATCGAGCCCCTCAGAGCTCTCCTCTCGTCCTCCGGGTCGCCATGCTTCTCCAGTGCCCCTTCCCGATTCAACAGGCAGCTCCGGTCTGGTGGCGGATGGCGATGTCGACCGTGATGCTGTTCGCGCTGCTCGTTGTCTCTCGGTTCTCGCTGGTTCTTGCCCCCGAGACGACTCGGCATGAGGTGGCAAACGCCCCGACGATCCCGTTTCATCTGCTCGAACTGGATGTTTCCCCAGACGCCGAGGATGATGCCCTTCGGTTCCCGGCTCCCTTGCCTGACTCGTTCGAGCTGTCGGCATTCCTTCGAGCCAGTCCGGCCGACCTTGGCCGGATCGGAATCGCCGGATATCGGCTTGGCCCACCTTTGGAGTTCCCCACCCCAGTTGACGGTGGCTCAGACGGCTGGCACCGCGTTCGGTTACGGGTCGAAGGGTCCTCGGCTCAACTCTGGATCAACGACCAGCCCGTCGCCACGATGCCAGACCCTGCCGGGTCCGGGCAATGGCTCACCATCCGCCCTCCTCCCGGCGGCTCCTTGCAGCTCCGCGATCTGATCCTCTCTCCGTCGGAGCCGACCCGCTCGACGGACGGAACCGCCTGA
- a CDS encoding type 1 glutamine amidotransferase domain-containing protein, giving the protein MEQVKGKRVAVLVEKFYEDLELWYPVLRLREAGCEVTIVGPRAGESFASKHGYPAKSDVAAADVKAEDFDAIVIPGGYSPDHMRRCQPMVDLVTKAAHQGKVLAAICHGPWMLCSTKAIKGRRLTGFFAIRDDVENAGAIWEDAACVRDGNIVTSRTPNDLPDFMKGIFDAMTEANAR; this is encoded by the coding sequence ATGGAACAGGTCAAAGGAAAGCGTGTCGCGGTTCTGGTCGAGAAGTTTTACGAAGATCTGGAACTTTGGTATCCGGTCCTCCGACTCCGAGAAGCCGGTTGCGAGGTGACGATCGTTGGGCCAAGGGCAGGCGAGTCGTTTGCGTCGAAGCATGGGTATCCGGCCAAGTCTGACGTGGCAGCGGCCGACGTGAAGGCCGAGGACTTTGACGCCATTGTCATTCCCGGCGGTTATTCACCCGACCACATGAGACGCTGCCAGCCCATGGTGGATCTGGTCACCAAGGCCGCTCACCAGGGGAAGGTACTGGCCGCCATCTGCCACGGCCCCTGGATGCTCTGCTCGACGAAGGCCATCAAGGGGCGCCGGCTGACCGGATTCTTTGCCATCCGAGACGATGTCGAGAATGCCGGGGCCATCTGGGAGGATGCCGCCTGCGTTCGAGACGGGAACATCGTGACCAGCCGGACGCCAAACGACCTCCCCGACTTCATGAAGGGGATTTTCGACGCGATGACCGAGGCGAACGCTCGCTGA
- a CDS encoding NAD-dependent epimerase/dehydratase family protein: MSTSASKLIFITGGSGLVGSHAVEEAKRRGHRVRVLVRSTSDTTWLDRQGVEKVLGDLEDADSLRRGCEGADWVFNCAAKVGDWGTLEEFRRLNVDALRLLLDAAVDARVERFVHVSSLGVYEGRDHYGTDETTPPAANSLDAYTRSKTEAEQLVLKTHAERGLPASVVRPGFIYGERDRTVLPKLINALRKGTFAYFGSGEQVLNCIYVKNLVAGIFLAAEVPEAIGQVFNLTDGQRITKRQFVSRVAQLAGLKEPTRKIPLGVARVLANVVETIAKTRGAKRPPLINKARYKFLGLNLDYSIEKARRVLGYQPPYSFEQGIEAAMADLTGAPSAIAPAPAAGSASSS; this comes from the coding sequence ATGAGTACCAGCGCGTCGAAATTGATCTTCATTACCGGAGGCAGCGGGCTGGTCGGCAGTCACGCGGTCGAGGAAGCAAAACGCCGAGGGCACCGGGTTCGGGTTCTGGTTCGATCGACCAGCGACACGACCTGGCTCGATCGCCAGGGGGTCGAGAAGGTTTTAGGTGACCTCGAAGACGCCGATTCGCTCCGACGCGGCTGCGAGGGGGCCGACTGGGTGTTCAACTGCGCCGCGAAGGTGGGGGACTGGGGGACACTTGAGGAATTTCGTCGACTAAACGTGGACGCGCTTCGCCTGCTGCTCGATGCGGCGGTCGATGCCCGCGTCGAGCGGTTTGTTCATGTCAGTTCGTTGGGGGTTTACGAGGGCCGAGACCACTACGGCACGGATGAAACCACGCCACCGGCGGCCAACTCGCTGGACGCCTACACCCGCTCGAAGACCGAGGCCGAGCAGCTTGTGCTGAAGACGCACGCCGAGCGGGGCCTGCCCGCCTCGGTTGTGCGGCCGGGCTTTATTTATGGAGAGCGAGACCGCACGGTCTTGCCGAAGCTGATCAACGCCCTGCGCAAGGGGACGTTTGCCTATTTCGGATCGGGCGAGCAGGTGCTCAACTGCATCTATGTCAAGAATTTGGTTGCCGGGATCTTCCTCGCCGCCGAGGTTCCCGAGGCCATTGGCCAGGTGTTCAATCTGACCGACGGCCAGCGAATCACGAAGCGGCAATTCGTATCTCGGGTTGCCCAGCTTGCTGGCCTCAAGGAGCCGACGAGGAAGATTCCGCTCGGCGTGGCCCGCGTTCTGGCCAACGTGGTCGAGACGATCGCCAAGACGCGAGGGGCCAAGCGTCCTCCCCTGATCAACAAGGCTCGCTACAAGTTCCTCGGCTTGAATCTGGATTACTCGATTGAGAAGGCACGCCGGGTGCTGGGGTATCAGCCGCCGTATTCCTTCGAACAAGGAATCGAAGCCGCGATGGCCGATCTGACCGGAGCGCCCTCGGCGATCGCGCCGGCTCCGGCGGCCGGATCGGCGTCGTCGTCCTGA
- a CDS encoding TraR/DksA family transcriptional regulator, producing MASDRQLKKDEQERFRKILLTLRARLQGDVDQMTDEALNRGGDGGSGNLSSMPIHMADLGTDNFDQEFTLGLIENEQETLDEIEAALVRLDDGNFGRCGDCDKPIAKARLQALPYTRFCIECARAHENRVALG from the coding sequence ATGGCCAGCGATCGCCAGTTGAAGAAGGACGAGCAAGAGCGGTTTCGGAAAATCCTGCTTACCCTGCGTGCCCGGCTCCAGGGAGACGTCGATCAGATGACCGACGAAGCCCTGAACCGAGGCGGAGACGGTGGCAGCGGGAACCTTTCGAGCATGCCGATCCACATGGCCGATCTGGGGACCGATAATTTCGATCAGGAATTTACACTCGGATTGATCGAAAACGAGCAGGAAACCCTCGACGAGATCGAGGCCGCGCTCGTTCGGTTGGACGACGGCAACTTCGGCCGCTGCGGCGATTGCGACAAACCGATCGCCAAAGCTCGACTTCAGGCCCTCCCTTACACCCGATTTTGCATTGAGTGTGCCCGAGCGCACGAAAATCGAGTCGCGCTGGGTTGA
- the lspA gene encoding signal peptidase II: MTQGSTGRTDLARQDAKGSAMETQPLADPKTAAGTTVSGHAPIPASRWLLFWGLALGGSAFDLATKAIVFQRVGPPGSPAVSVLGEIVELRTSYNTGALWGIGGNLAFGSLMFALLSIVAGVFILYWLFVLRNATDRWQTAALGLIMAGAIGNCYDRLRFGHVRDFVHVHVDSINFDFPIFNFADNMLVIGAATLMLLAFREETPPSEPTDPLRPDSSDQPAS; this comes from the coding sequence TTGACCCAAGGATCCACGGGCCGAACCGACCTGGCCCGGCAGGACGCGAAAGGCTCGGCGATGGAGACGCAGCCCTTGGCCGACCCGAAGACAGCCGCCGGAACGACCGTCTCCGGCCACGCTCCCATCCCGGCCAGTCGCTGGCTCCTGTTCTGGGGACTGGCTCTGGGAGGTTCGGCGTTCGATCTGGCAACCAAGGCCATCGTCTTTCAGCGAGTCGGGCCTCCCGGATCCCCGGCCGTCTCCGTTCTCGGCGAGATTGTTGAACTCCGCACCAGCTACAACACCGGGGCGCTCTGGGGGATTGGTGGAAATCTCGCCTTTGGAAGCCTGATGTTCGCCCTCCTGTCGATCGTGGCGGGGGTCTTCATTCTCTACTGGTTATTCGTGCTCCGGAACGCAACCGATCGTTGGCAAACCGCCGCACTCGGGCTGATCATGGCTGGAGCCATCGGCAATTGCTACGACCGCCTTCGATTCGGTCACGTCCGCGATTTCGTCCACGTTCATGTCGACTCGATCAATTTCGATTTCCCCATCTTCAACTTCGCCGACAACATGCTCGTGATCGGCGCCGCCACCCTCATGTTGCTCGCCTTCCGCGAGGAAACACCGCCCTCGGAACCGACCGATCCCCTCAGGCCCGATTCGTCAGATCAACCCGCTTCGTAG
- a CDS encoding YHS domain-containing protein, translating to MRTLALLAAIAFAAPAMAFIADEPKLDDIKCPVSGAPVKAEQKVAYKGASVYFCCGKCPNAFKADTAKFAEKANAQLVATGQAEQTACPLSGRPADDTKTTEVAGATVAVCCGNCLAKVEGAEDAEKLTLIFSSAAFDKGFKVKEKE from the coding sequence ATGCGAACGCTCGCTCTGCTCGCCGCCATTGCTTTCGCCGCCCCTGCAATGGCCTTCATCGCTGACGAACCCAAGCTCGACGACATCAAGTGCCCGGTGTCCGGCGCCCCGGTCAAGGCCGAGCAAAAGGTCGCCTACAAGGGTGCTTCGGTCTACTTCTGCTGCGGCAAGTGCCCGAACGCCTTCAAGGCCGACACCGCCAAGTTCGCCGAAAAGGCCAATGCGCAGCTCGTCGCCACCGGTCAGGCCGAGCAGACCGCCTGCCCGCTCTCCGGCCGTCCGGCCGATGACACCAAGACCACCGAGGTCGCCGGCGCGACCGTCGCCGTCTGCTGCGGCAACTGCCTCGCCAAGGTCGAAGGAGCCGAAGACGCCGAGAAGCTCACCCTGATCTTCTCCTCCGCCGCCTTCGACAAGGGCTTCAAGGTCAAGGAAAAGGAGTAA
- a CDS encoding SPW repeat domain-containing protein codes for MRFLSTRSHGVLDYLVGASLILMPWLLGFTVGGAETWVPVLVGAIVIIYSLMTDYEAGCVGTLTMPTHMAFDAAAGVFLAASPWLFGFAGIVWLPHVVVGLLSIVVATSTRVVEPPASEDSVTPGP; via the coding sequence ATGCGGTTCCTCTCCACACGCTCACACGGCGTCCTCGACTATCTTGTCGGCGCAAGCCTCATCCTCATGCCCTGGCTGCTCGGCTTCACCGTGGGCGGGGCAGAAACCTGGGTGCCCGTCCTTGTCGGAGCAATCGTCATCATTTATTCACTGATGACCGATTACGAGGCTGGATGCGTTGGCACGCTGACCATGCCGACTCACATGGCCTTCGACGCGGCCGCCGGCGTCTTCCTGGCGGCCTCCCCCTGGCTCTTCGGGTTTGCCGGAATCGTCTGGCTGCCTCACGTTGTTGTGGGGTTGCTGTCGATCGTGGTCGCGACCTCGACCCGAGTTGTCGAGCCCCCCGCATCGGAGGACTCTGTCACCCCCGGCCCTTGA
- the glnA gene encoding type I glutamate--ammonia ligase, which produces MSPKEVLAYIRQREVFTVDLRFMDFPGVWQHFAIPADALTEETFENGIPFDGSSVLGWRAINEADLLVVPQPETALIDPFAARPTLTMICNIQDPITQQDYTRDPRNIALKAMQHLRESGVADDCRIAPELEFFVFDRVRFDQTGNQAFYHVDSEEGSWNQGRDDAGNLGYKPRSTLGYFPCPPMDSQSDLRTEMAQIMSDCGIATSAHFHEAATAGQGEIDLLPRSLVEAADHVMLARYIIRNVARRHGKSATFMPKPLFGENGSGLHLHLGFRSEGQSLMAGNDYAGMSELAMHAVGGLIRHAPALCAFGNPTTNSYKRLVEGFEAPTKLAYSRRNRQAIVRIPVHDPVTDGRRIEYRCPDASSNPYLLFAAVLLAALDGIQTHADPGEPFDRDLYEVRPDELDEVRGTPRSLDAALDALAQDHDFLLRGDVFTPDVIDTWIWYKRQHEVEAVRVRPHPYEFSLYYDVG; this is translated from the coding sequence GTGAGCCCGAAAGAGGTTCTGGCGTACATTCGTCAGCGAGAGGTGTTCACGGTCGATCTCAGGTTCATGGATTTCCCGGGCGTCTGGCAGCACTTTGCCATTCCGGCCGATGCGCTGACCGAGGAGACCTTTGAGAACGGGATTCCGTTCGATGGGTCGAGCGTGCTGGGATGGCGGGCGATCAACGAGGCCGATTTGCTGGTCGTTCCGCAACCGGAAACGGCGCTGATCGACCCGTTCGCCGCGCGTCCGACCCTGACGATGATCTGCAACATCCAGGACCCGATCACCCAGCAGGACTACACGAGAGACCCGCGCAACATCGCCCTGAAAGCGATGCAGCATCTTCGGGAATCAGGCGTGGCCGATGACTGCCGGATTGCTCCGGAGCTGGAGTTTTTCGTCTTCGATCGGGTGCGGTTCGATCAGACCGGGAACCAGGCGTTTTATCACGTGGACTCGGAGGAAGGTTCCTGGAACCAGGGTCGAGACGATGCTGGGAACCTGGGATACAAGCCGCGATCGACGCTCGGGTATTTTCCGTGCCCTCCGATGGACAGTCAGTCGGACTTGCGAACCGAGATGGCGCAGATCATGAGCGACTGCGGCATCGCCACATCGGCCCATTTTCATGAGGCGGCCACGGCTGGACAGGGGGAGATCGACCTGCTTCCCCGATCGCTGGTCGAGGCGGCCGATCATGTCATGCTCGCGCGCTACATCATTCGAAATGTGGCGAGGAGACACGGCAAATCGGCCACGTTCATGCCCAAGCCCCTGTTCGGAGAGAATGGGTCAGGACTGCACCTGCACCTTGGTTTTCGATCCGAGGGGCAATCCTTGATGGCAGGCAATGATTACGCCGGCATGAGCGAGCTGGCGATGCACGCCGTCGGCGGCCTGATTCGCCACGCCCCGGCGCTCTGTGCGTTCGGCAATCCGACGACGAACAGTTACAAGCGGCTGGTCGAGGGGTTTGAGGCCCCAACCAAACTTGCCTACAGCCGTCGGAACCGCCAGGCGATCGTCCGGATTCCGGTGCATGACCCCGTGACCGATGGTCGTCGGATCGAGTACCGATGCCCGGATGCGTCGTCCAACCCCTACCTGCTGTTCGCTGCAGTCTTGCTGGCGGCCCTCGACGGGATCCAGACCCATGCCGACCCCGGCGAGCCGTTCGATCGGGACCTTTACGAGGTTCGGCCCGACGAACTGGACGAGGTCCGTGGCACACCACGATCGCTCGATGCTGCGCTCGATGCGCTTGCCCAGGATCACGATTTTCTGCTTCGGGGTGATGTTTTCACGCCGGACGTGATCGATACCTGGATCTGGTACAAACGCCAGCACGAGGTCGAAGCCGTTCGGGTTCGACCTCACCCGTATGAGTTCTCGCTCTATTACGATGTGGGATAA
- a CDS encoding ferritin-like domain-containing protein: protein MDRAAMIEKLNEILKWEYAGLVQYTQYSFLVRGTWREVYYKLFRDSGEEALEHAHKVGDKIAALGGVTTVERGEVKVTTDLNEMLRNSLEMERRHVELYTQAIELCEDRDVGLRNLLEDICQMEQDGADHLSKILDEGDLSLGTSSRPQQRTG, encoded by the coding sequence ATGGATCGCGCCGCGATGATCGAAAAGCTGAACGAAATCCTCAAGTGGGAGTATGCTGGGCTGGTCCAGTACACCCAGTATAGCTTCCTCGTCCGTGGCACCTGGCGAGAGGTCTACTACAAACTCTTCCGGGACAGCGGAGAAGAGGCCCTGGAGCATGCCCACAAGGTCGGCGACAAGATTGCGGCCCTGGGAGGTGTGACCACGGTCGAACGAGGTGAGGTGAAGGTGACGACCGACCTGAATGAGATGCTCCGGAACTCGCTGGAGATGGAGCGTCGTCACGTCGAACTGTACACCCAGGCGATCGAACTTTGCGAGGATCGCGACGTGGGCCTGCGCAACCTGCTCGAAGACATCTGCCAGATGGAGCAGGACGGAGCCGACCACCTGTCCAAGATTCTGGACGAAGGGGATCTGAGCCTCGGAACCTCGTCTCGTCCTCAGCAGCGAACCGGCTGA
- a CDS encoding DNA polymerase ligase N-terminal domain-containing protein produces the protein MSLEPLEFPGRSGIPPRFVLLEHRWNGVHWDLMLEAGPRLRTWALSRLPEPETEIDATSLPDHRVRYLDYEGPISHDRGTVRRVDRGTYEPILWTDDRVLVRFFGHQVIGEADLVRLGERSWRFRMGNLI, from the coding sequence ATGAGCCTTGAACCGCTTGAGTTCCCGGGACGATCTGGCATCCCTCCGCGCTTCGTCCTGCTTGAGCACCGCTGGAACGGGGTGCACTGGGACTTAATGCTCGAAGCCGGACCTCGGCTCCGCACCTGGGCCCTTTCGCGCCTTCCGGAGCCCGAAACCGAGATCGATGCAACTTCGCTGCCCGACCACCGCGTCCGATATCTCGACTACGAGGGACCGATCTCGCACGATCGGGGCACGGTCCGCCGCGTCGATCGGGGAACCTACGAACCGATCCTCTGGACCGACGATCGCGTGCTCGTCCGATTCTTCGGACATCAGGTCATCGGCGAGGCGGATCTGGTCCGACTCGGCGAACGATCTTGGCGGTTCCGGATGGGAAATTTGATCTGA
- a CDS encoding energy-coupling factor ABC transporter permease, producing MHIPDNLLSQPVVLTTGALALGGFAVGLRKLRTRLRDRTMVLMGVMSAFVFAAQMVNFPLFVVPASGHLIGAVLAAVLLGPWAGALVLGTVLLVQSLLFADGGILALGANFLNLGLIAGVGGYAIYDPIRKALGGQSGVLIGAMVAAWFSVLLASLAFTIELGASGYWSDLPRVLGWMTMIHAIIGLGEAIITGLVLRTVLSVRPDLIFDDDTILTRSGRWTRVAIGGLAASLAVAAFLAPLASPNDDGLEFVGGRLGFLNEEAGSIFTGPMPDYSIEGLPDIAPVTAAVGLIGTVSVFITGLVLARAFTRNTPSLEGPNSSSPSEAGPEPHAA from the coding sequence ATGCACATTCCGGACAATCTCCTCTCCCAACCCGTCGTGCTGACGACCGGGGCCCTGGCTCTGGGCGGTTTCGCGGTGGGACTCCGCAAGCTGAGAACGCGCCTCAGAGACCGCACCATGGTCCTGATGGGGGTCATGTCCGCCTTCGTCTTCGCGGCTCAGATGGTAAATTTCCCGCTGTTTGTGGTGCCGGCCTCGGGTCACCTGATTGGCGCAGTCCTGGCGGCGGTCCTGCTCGGTCCGTGGGCCGGAGCCTTGGTGCTGGGAACCGTTTTGCTCGTGCAGAGTCTGCTTTTTGCGGACGGAGGCATCCTCGCGCTTGGGGCGAATTTCCTCAACCTTGGCCTCATCGCAGGCGTTGGCGGATACGCCATTTACGACCCGATCCGCAAGGCCCTGGGCGGCCAGTCCGGAGTCCTGATCGGTGCGATGGTTGCGGCCTGGTTCTCGGTCCTGCTCGCCTCGCTGGCGTTCACGATCGAGCTGGGAGCCTCGGGCTACTGGTCCGACCTGCCGAGAGTCCTCGGCTGGATGACCATGATTCACGCGATCATCGGCCTGGGCGAGGCGATCATCACCGGCCTTGTCCTGCGAACGGTTCTCTCGGTACGTCCCGACCTGATCTTCGACGACGACACGATTTTGACCCGATCGGGCCGATGGACCCGCGTGGCAATCGGCGGCCTGGCGGCCTCGTTGGCGGTTGCGGCCTTCCTGGCCCCCCTGGCCTCTCCCAACGACGACGGGCTCGAATTCGTCGGCGGGCGGCTTGGGTTCCTCAACGAGGAAGCCGGATCGATCTTCACCGGCCCGATGCCGGATTATTCGATCGAGGGCCTGCCTGACATCGCTCCGGTGACCGCCGCCGTTGGCCTGATCGGCACCGTCTCGGTTTTCATCACCGGGCTCGTCCTGGCAAGAGCGTTTACCCGAAACACTCCCAGCCTCGAAGGCCCGAATTCTTCCTCTCCTTCCGAAGCAGGGCCGGAACCTCATGCGGCTTGA
- the cbiQ gene encoding cobalt ECF transporter T component CbiQ: MRLDWLEPDQSAHGSLHRLDARIKLVATLALVLAVVLLPIGSWRPLGGAAMLLAFLVGISGVSPGTLLRRGLAVMPVVVLLAVMIAPSHPMAPTFGPWVVGGTILAKNCLTILSILLLAHVTPFRDLMTALEQLRAPTVLVATLLLMYRYLFVLAEQLSRMARARRARSFRRSRWSEWPLGASLIAGLLLRSFERGERVHAAMLARGWDGTFRSLDGPDSISPPVQPDSASP, translated from the coding sequence ATGCGGCTTGATTGGCTCGAACCCGATCAATCGGCCCACGGATCGCTGCATCGACTCGACGCGAGGATCAAACTGGTGGCGACTCTCGCCCTGGTCCTCGCGGTGGTCCTCCTGCCGATCGGTTCCTGGCGACCGCTCGGGGGAGCGGCCATGCTGCTTGCCTTCCTGGTCGGGATCTCCGGCGTTTCACCTGGCACCTTGTTACGACGAGGGCTCGCGGTCATGCCGGTCGTGGTCCTCCTTGCCGTGATGATCGCCCCCTCGCACCCGATGGCCCCGACGTTTGGTCCGTGGGTCGTCGGGGGAACGATTCTGGCGAAGAATTGCCTGACGATCCTCTCCATCCTGCTGCTGGCCCACGTCACCCCGTTCCGTGACCTGATGACCGCCCTCGAACAGCTCAGGGCACCGACAGTCCTGGTCGCCACCCTCCTTTTGATGTACCGTTACCTGTTCGTCCTGGCCGAGCAGCTCAGCCGGATGGCCCGCGCCCGACGGGCCCGATCCTTCCGACGCTCCCGATGGTCCGAATGGCCGCTCGGGGCCTCGCTGATCGCCGGGTTGCTCCTCCGATCCTTCGAGCGCGGCGAGCGGGTTCACGCGGCCATGCTCGCCCGGGGGTGGGACGGCACCTTCCGTAGTCTCGACGGCCCCGACTCAATCTCCCCGCCCGTTCAGCCCGATTCTGCTTCACCATGA
- a CDS encoding energy-coupling factor ABC transporter ATP-binding protein, which translates to MTPTAVDDTPPASLLVRGLRYRYPDGKEALRGVDLEIRAGETVALVGPNGAGKSTLLLHLNGLLPGRLGAGAEPGLGHGHGLPSFKRSEPSPSVWIDGLPVNERNGPEIRRRVGLLFQDPDDQMFSATVLEDVAFGPLNLGKRKAESRQIALHCLDLVDMAEAADRPPHHLSFGERKRACLAGVLACEPTVLVLDEPTANLDPRSRRNFLTLIRSLPATKLIATHDLEMVLELCDRVALLDGGRIVADGLPETILGDEPLMEAHGLELPLSIRLSRPIH; encoded by the coding sequence ATGACGCCGACCGCCGTTGATGACACCCCTCCGGCCTCCTTGCTCGTCCGAGGGCTCCGCTACCGCTATCCCGACGGCAAGGAAGCGCTCCGCGGGGTCGATCTGGAGATCCGAGCCGGAGAAACCGTCGCCCTGGTCGGCCCCAACGGCGCGGGCAAGAGTACCCTTCTGCTCCACCTCAACGGCCTCCTTCCCGGCCGCCTTGGTGCGGGTGCGGAACCGGGACTCGGCCACGGCCACGGCCTGCCGTCCTTCAAGCGATCCGAGCCCTCCCCTTCGGTCTGGATCGACGGCCTTCCGGTCAATGAGCGCAACGGTCCCGAGATCCGCCGTCGGGTCGGCCTGCTCTTCCAGGACCCCGACGACCAGATGTTCTCCGCCACCGTCTTGGAAGACGTCGCCTTCGGCCCCTTGAACCTCGGCAAACGCAAGGCCGAGTCCCGACAGATCGCCCTGCATTGCCTCGACCTCGTGGACATGGCCGAGGCCGCCGACCGACCTCCTCACCACCTCAGCTTCGGCGAACGTAAACGGGCCTGCCTCGCCGGCGTTCTCGCCTGCGAGCCAACAGTCCTCGTCCTCGACGAGCCGACCGCCAACCTCGATCCCCGCTCCCGACGCAACTTCCTCACCCTGATCCGTTCGCTTCCTGCGACGAAGCTCATTGCGACCCACGACCTCGAAATGGTCCTCGAACTCTGCGACCGTGTCGCCCTACTCGACGGCGGCCGGATCGTCGCCGACGGCCTTCCCGAGACGATTCTCGGTGACGAGCCGCTCATGGAAGCCCACGGCCTGGAGCTTCCCCTCTCGATTCGGTTGAGTCGCCCGATCCACTGA